A genomic segment from Frateuria edaphi encodes:
- the flgM gene encoding flagellar biosynthesis anti-sigma factor FlgM, whose product MNTTISNNGLPLLPQAPGNQANGTAAGNSNAASDVPASVPGKDDSVRLTDSARALQDAAKVDGQAAIDTKRVEKIRQAIADGSYQVNPAAIADKMIALDAQIGGPAKP is encoded by the coding sequence ATGAACACGACCATTTCCAACAACGGCTTGCCGCTCCTGCCCCAGGCACCGGGCAACCAGGCCAATGGCACGGCGGCCGGCAACAGCAATGCGGCCAGCGACGTTCCCGCCAGCGTGCCGGGCAAGGACGACAGCGTCCGCCTGACCGACTCGGCGCGCGCGCTGCAGGACGCCGCCAAGGTGGACGGCCAGGCCGCGATCGATACCAAGCGGGTGGAGAAGATCCGCCAGGCGATCGCCGATGGCAGCTACCAGGTCAATCCGGCCGCCATCGCCGACAAGATGATCGCGCTCGACGCGCAGATCGGCGGCCCGGCGAAGCCGTAA
- the flgA gene encoding flagellar basal body P-ring formation chaperone FlgA, translated as MALARRCLLLALLGTALPALAAPMSEADLRAQAERFVEQQYAAPGSRVEVKSEALDPRLHVADCAVPLAASLPGGLRMTPRLSVVMRCPAADGWTLRVPVTLKVWRQVLVANRPLIRGDGIVATDVHAEERDVTCLPYGYVASLDQVAERSLSRPVGSGSVLTPGALGGRQTVRAGDHVQLLAELDGIAVRAEGVALGSGDSGARLRVRNGSSGRVVDAIVRGPGVVVALP; from the coding sequence ATGGCCCTGGCGCGCCGCTGCCTGCTGCTCGCGCTGCTCGGGACGGCCCTGCCGGCCCTTGCCGCGCCGATGTCGGAAGCGGACCTGCGCGCCCAGGCCGAACGCTTCGTCGAACAGCAGTACGCCGCGCCCGGTAGCCGGGTCGAGGTCAAGTCCGAAGCGCTGGATCCTCGCCTGCACGTCGCCGACTGTGCCGTGCCACTCGCGGCCAGCCTCCCCGGCGGACTGCGCATGACGCCCAGGCTGAGCGTCGTGATGCGCTGCCCGGCCGCGGACGGCTGGACCCTGCGCGTGCCGGTGACGCTGAAAGTCTGGCGCCAGGTGCTGGTGGCCAATCGCCCGCTGATCCGCGGCGACGGCATCGTGGCGACCGACGTACACGCCGAGGAGCGCGACGTCACCTGCCTGCCCTACGGTTATGTCGCCAGCCTCGACCAGGTGGCCGAGCGCAGCCTGTCGCGACCGGTCGGGTCCGGCAGCGTGCTTACACCCGGGGCGCTGGGCGGACGGCAGACCGTACGCGCGGGCGATCACGTGCAATTGCTCGCCGAACTGGACGGGATCGCGGTGCGCGCCGAGGGCGTGGCCCTGGGCAGCGGCGACTCGGGCGCCCGCCTGCGGGTGCGCAACGGCAGCTCTGGCCGCGTCGTGGACGCCATCGTGCGCGGCCCCGGCGTGGTCGTGGCGTTACCCTGA